In Macrobrachium nipponense isolate FS-2020 chromosome 15, ASM1510439v2, whole genome shotgun sequence, a single genomic region encodes these proteins:
- the LOC135226685 gene encoding uncharacterized protein LOC135226685 gives MEKLVTTTLPNGVEIFIYADDVCLVSTDRHRSHQNMQSAIIQIENKCTDLGLKINTAKTKAMAIKHSLDPNEIQLIGEPIEWVDNFVYLGVNINKQLSPRKELEILKQKVKCRHNATRRITSLQQGAVYHALRKFYMQSIRSTVEYAAPVLTSLSSTEQKSLEAIQNTALRLITGAPMWTNLCILRHETKLQSLTYRIDQRNTSILLKTLKNERNCPLKREIKKVH, from the coding sequence ATGGAAAAATTAGTCACAACCACCCTACCCAATGGggttgaaatattcatttatgcagatgatgtctgcctagtcagcacagacagacacagatctcACCAGAACATGCAAAGTGCAAtaatacaaatagaaaataaatgcacCGACCTAGGTCTAAAAATCAATACTGCAAAGACAAAAGCAATGGCCATCAAACACAGTCTAGACCCGAATGAAATACAGCTCATAGGTGAACCCATTGAATGGGTAGACAATTTTGTGTACCTAGGAGTGAACATAAACAAGCAACTCTCCCCACgcaaagaacttgaaatactCAAGCAGAAAGTCAAATGCAGACACAATGCCACGAGGAGGATCACCTCTCTACAACAGGGGGCAGTATATCACGCCCTCAGAAAATTCTACATGCAATCAATAAGGTCAACGGTTGAGTATGCCGCACCTGTTCtcaccagtctctcaagcacagagcAAAAGAGCCTTGAAGCAATTCAAAACACTGCCCTGCGACTCATCACAGGTGCTCCAATGTGGACTAACTTATGCAttctgagacatgaaacaaaattacagtctctgacatacagaatagaccagagaaacacatccatcctgctaaaaaccttaaaaaatgaaaggaactgtccactaaaaagagagataaaaaaagtgCATTAA